The Novosphingobium pentaromativorans US6-1 genome window below encodes:
- a CDS encoding HupE/UreJ family protein, whose product MSYYATIFENALRNRLTFALGILALTFCFGFDAFAHGVAEGDQGYIQESSGVLFWPFVYLGAKHMVTGYDHLLFLFGVIFFLYRMKDIGLYVTLFAIGHSTTMLFGVLTGISANAYVIDAIIGLSVVYKALDNLGAFQRWFGFQPNTKWATLIFGFFHGFGLATKILEFEISPDGLLPNLIAFNIGVEIGQLLALGAILILMGFWRRTSSFHRHAFAANVALMTAGFILVGYQLTGLAVA is encoded by the coding sequence ATGAGCTACTACGCAACCATTTTCGAGAACGCCTTGCGAAACAGACTGACGTTCGCGCTCGGCATTCTCGCGCTGACGTTCTGCTTCGGTTTCGACGCCTTTGCGCATGGCGTCGCAGAAGGCGACCAAGGCTATATTCAGGAAAGCAGCGGCGTTCTGTTCTGGCCCTTCGTATATCTCGGCGCCAAGCATATGGTCACGGGCTACGACCATTTGCTGTTCCTGTTCGGCGTGATCTTCTTCCTCTACCGGATGAAGGACATCGGCCTGTATGTGACGCTGTTCGCGATCGGCCATTCGACGACGATGCTGTTCGGCGTCCTCACCGGGATCAGCGCCAACGCTTATGTCATCGACGCGATCATCGGCCTGTCGGTGGTTTACAAGGCGCTCGACAACCTCGGCGCATTCCAGCGCTGGTTCGGCTTCCAGCCCAACACGAAATGGGCGACGCTCATCTTCGGTTTCTTTCACGGCTTCGGCCTGGCGACCAAGATCCTTGAGTTCGAGATTTCGCCGGACGGCTTGCTGCCGAACCTGATCGCATTCAACATCGGCGTTGAAATCGGCCAACTCCTTGCCCTTGGCGCGATCCTGATCCTGATGGGCTTCTGGCGCCGGACGAGCAGTTTCCACCGCCACGCCTTCGCCGCCAACGTCGCCCTCATGACCGCTGGCTTCATCCTCGTCGGCTACCAGCTCACCGGCCTCGCGGTCGCGTAA